The DNA window TACGCCTTCATGCTGCTGTTCTTCCGTAACGACACCGGCTTTGGCGGTAACAACGGCTTTACGGACTTCAAGCGCATTCTCGGGTATTCGATCAGCGCGCCGGGCACCAAGGCGACCTTGTACCTGGTGACCCTGGCGGCGCTGGCCGGCTCGCTGCTGCTGTGCCGCGCGATCGTGCAATCGAAGTTGGGAAGGGTGCTGCAGGCGGTGCGCGATTCGGAATCGCGGCTGATGTTCATCGGGTATAACCCGCTGTGGTTCAAGCTGTTCGTGTGGACGCTGTCGGCGGTGCTGTGCGGGATCGCCGGCGCCTTGTATGTGCCGCAGGTGGGCATCATCAATCCGTCCGAGATGTCGCCGGCGAATTCGATCGAGATGGTGATCTGGGCCGCCGTCGGCGGGCGGGGCACCTTGATCGGTCCTATCATCGGCGCGTTCTCGGTCAATGGATTGAAAAGCTGGTTCACCGGCGCCTTCCCGGACCTGTGGCTGTTCGCGCTGGGATTGATATTTATTTTAGTGACGCGCTATCTGCCGCAGGGCATCGCCGGTCTGGCGGCGCGTTGGGGTAACGGTTCGGGCAAGGCCAAAGAGGAGGCGGCATGAGCGGAAACGAGAGCTATGACCGCGTTGCAGGCCACGGACTGGATACGACGCACGGCGCGATCCTGTACCTGGAGGAGATCACGGTGTCGTTCGACGGCTTCCGGGCGCTCAATAAACTGAGCCTGGACATTTCGGTCGGCGAGCTGCGTTGCATCATCGGGCCCAATGGCGCCGGCAAGACGACGATGATGGACGTCATCACCGGCAAGACGCGGCCCACGTCCGGGACCGCCTGGTTCGGCCAGACGATGGATTTGAGCCGCATGACCGAGTACCAGATCGCCCACGCCGGCATCGGCCGCAAGTTCCAGCGCCCGACCATCTTCGAGCAGCACACGGTGTTCGAGAACCTGGAACTGGCGATGAAGACCGACAAGCGCGTGCGGCCCACGTTGTTCGCGCGGCTGAACTCCGAGCAGCGCGGCAAGATCGACGAGATCCTCAAGCTGATACGCCTGAACGGCAGCGAGGCGCGGCTTGCCGGCCTGCTGTCGCACGGCCAGAAGCAGTGGCTGGAGATCGGCATGCTGCTGATGCAGGAGCCGCAGCTGATTTTGCTCGACGAGCCGGTCGCCGGCATGTCCGACGCCGAGACGGCACGCACGGCCGAACTGCTGAATGAATTGCGCGGCAAGCACTCGATCATGGTGGTCGAGCATGACATGGCGTTCGTGACGGAGATCGCGCAGCAGGGCGTGGTGACGGTGCTGCACGAGGGCTCGGTGCTGGCGCAGGGGACCATGGCCCAGGTGCAGTCCGACGAGCGGGTGATCGAAGTCTATCTGGGACGCTAAGAATATGCTGCAAGTTGAAAAAATCAATCAGTACTACGGTTCTTCGCACACCTTGCGGGGCGTGTCGCTGGAGCTGGAGCGCGGCAAGTGCATGGCGCTGTTGGGCCGCAACGGCGTGGGCAAGACCACGCTGTTGAAGTGTTTGATGGGCGTGTTGCCGGT is part of the Oxalobacteraceae bacterium OTU3CAMAD1 genome and encodes:
- the urtC gene encoding urea ABC transporter permease subunit UrtC, which produces MIHNSLFSRRAWSVIVATCVVLAALPLLNLVFPDGHALHVPSYMVSLIGKFMCYALAALALDMVWGYAGILSLGHGVFFALGAYAHGMYLMRAIGRDGVYQSDLPDFMVFLDWKTYPWYWTATDSFWYCLALVVLVPGVLAFVFGFFAFRSRIKGVYFSIITQAMTYAFMLLFFRNDTGFGGNNGFTDFKRILGYSISAPGTKATLYLVTLAALAGSLLLCRAIVQSKLGRVLQAVRDSESRLMFIGYNPLWFKLFVWTLSAVLCGIAGALYVPQVGIINPSEMSPANSIEMVIWAAVGGRGTLIGPIIGAFSVNGLKSWFTGAFPDLWLFALGLIFILVTRYLPQGIAGLAARWGNGSGKAKEEAA
- the urtD gene encoding urea ABC transporter ATP-binding protein UrtD, giving the protein MSGNESYDRVAGHGLDTTHGAILYLEEITVSFDGFRALNKLSLDISVGELRCIIGPNGAGKTTMMDVITGKTRPTSGTAWFGQTMDLSRMTEYQIAHAGIGRKFQRPTIFEQHTVFENLELAMKTDKRVRPTLFARLNSEQRGKIDEILKLIRLNGSEARLAGLLSHGQKQWLEIGMLLMQEPQLILLDEPVAGMSDAETARTAELLNELRGKHSIMVVEHDMAFVTEIAQQGVVTVLHEGSVLAQGTMAQVQSDERVIEVYLGR